In Drosophila gunungcola strain Sukarami unplaced genomic scaffold, Dgunungcola_SK_2 000025F, whole genome shotgun sequence, a single genomic region encodes these proteins:
- the LOC128263900 gene encoding uncharacterized protein LOC128263900 produces the protein MDQLKLLKAARSRAKASITRLLTASQEPRAGSPWEQDEITVSLDRLNTVWKEFETLSDKMPLFDEEEGYVDPAIDNERYEDKYLQTNTLFHSLKRACEQAKESEGESNNGRQSGNLDKASSISSGLGNENLVRFLQQKQELNERLAEQQTTFLRANSTANVMQNELPKIHIKSFTGDYKEWPAFKNIFESTIHSKQHLTAIQKFHYLKTYITGEATDLIRHMPITDAAYESAWNCLIERYNRPRHIVNTLLDTFVNLPSTSRADVSILRKVTDGATEIVRGLDAAGQTNRDCWVIHFILAKIDAETRRK, from the coding sequence ATGGATCAATTAAAACTACTGAAGGCAGCAAGAAGCCGTGCGAAGGCAAGCATCACGCGTTTGCTAACGGCGTCACAAGAACCACGTGCGGGATCACCCTGGGAACAGGACGAAATAACAGTGTCATTGGATAGGCTCAATACCGTTTGGAAAGAATTTGAGACACTCAGCGACAAAATGCCCCTTTTCGACGAGGAAGAGGGGTATGTTGATCCAGCCATCGACAACGAGCGGTACGAAGACAAGTACTTGCAAACAAACACCTTATTTCACTCGCTAAAACGGGCTTGCGAACAAGCAAAGGAGAGCGAGGGGGAAAGCAACAACGGAAGACAGTCTGGCAACCTTGATAAAGCCTCATCTATTTCATCAGGGTTGGGTAACGAAAATCTGGTTCGTTTTCTACAACAAAAACAGGAGCTTAATGAACGTTTGGCTGAGCAACAAACTACGTTTTTGCGGGCAAACTCGACAGCAAACGTAATGCAGAACGAGTTGccaaaaatacacataaaGTCTTTTACTGGTGACTACAAGGAGTGGCCAGCATTCAAGAACATCTTCGAGAGCACGATTCACAGCAAGCAGCATTTGACAGCGATACAAAAGTTTCACTACTTAAAGACATACATTACGGGAGAAGCAACTGACTTAATACGTCACATGCCAATTACGGATGCAGCTTACGAGTCAGCTTGGAATTGCTTGATTGAGCGCTATAACAGACCACGTCATATTGTAAACACTCTGCTGGATACTTTTGTAAACTTACCTTCGACATCCAGAGCAGATGTATCAATACTGCGCAAAGTAACAGACGGAGCTACAGAGATTGTACGAGGCTTGGATGCAGCAGGGCAAACAAACAGGGACTGCTGGGTAATTCATTTCATTCTGGCCAAGATTGACGCTGAAACTCGACGCAAGTGA
- the LOC128263901 gene encoding uncharacterized protein LOC128263901, with amino-acid sequence MKVRAHVLSKITSTLARHNINASALKAFDGLELADSDYQSLAPVDILLGSDCVWTVFTGKKLFDSQGKIIAISTIFGWVITSIVTTGSSSTTTMNTAIDIDASLRRFWELEDVNQQLHRKPENDEVEQHFLKTHTRDPKWRYIVELPFKDPNKQFSDTLQGALARFNEVERRLMQDPNLRSQYRQNVQTNLGGCQAL; translated from the exons ATGAAGGTACGTGCCCACGTACTCAGCAAAATTACCTCCACGTTGGCAAGACACAATATCAACGCCTCAGCGCTTAAGGCGTTCGATGGCTTGGAGCTTGCAGATTCTGACTACCAATCGTTGGCGCCAGTAGATATTCTCTTGGGCAGCGATTGTGTTTGGACCGTGTTCACTGGTAAAAAGCTGTTCGACAGCCAGGGGAAGATCATCGCCATTTCGACGATATTTGGATGGGTCATTACTTCGATCGTGACTACAGGCTCTTCATCTACAACAACTATGAACACGGCTATTGACATTGATGCATCACTTCGACGCTTTTGGGAGCTGGAGGATGTCAACCAACAACTTCATCGCAAACCAGAGAACGATGAAGTTGAACAGCACTTTTTGAAGACACACACAAGGGACCCCAAGTGGCGTTACATCGTCGAACTTCCGTTTAAAGACCCCAATAAGCAGTTTTCGGATACTCTTCAGGGAGCACTCGCGAGATTCAATGAAGTAGAACGTCGTCTAATGCAAGATCCCAATTTGCGCTCACA ATATCGTCAAAATGTACAGACAAATCTTGGTGGCTGCCAAGCATTGTAG